TTGTCTTGATATCGAGATCAAGTGTAGTGTATTTTACTAAACCCAAATTACTGGAATTGTAAGTTTGTGGTAAGCTACTATTTTTTCCACCATTACTTCCTTTGTGTTTataaaacattatgcaacatcattttctatatgcattactcatctagGGATACTGAATTCTTTACTGCTTATCAAGTGCATCTGAATATACAGAAGACATGTCTCTAATTCTATCGAAAATGGAATAGAGATAACACAGTAAAGAGCTTTCTTCAGTTGAATAACTTTCCAATCCTTTTTGAAAGCAGCAAAGTTATTTATCTTCACTAATGGagcttaaattattatagatgggtttttacatcctgctagaataattcctccacccccagagtaaccaccatctcaaattgATTATGggttggtgtagatataaggattcTAATATACACCCCTATCATCttacatataggtcactttcagagATCTTTCTTAACTGTCTCTTAATATTCCTTGTTATATTACATCTTAGATGGTTCCCATTCAACAGTAGGAGTCTTGTTAAATTCGTACACAAGTGTACACTTAGCCTTTTACTATTGATTCTCAAGGACATCTTATTGTGACATATTGTCTTAGTCTGAATCTATAAGTTCTttctagactaagtcatcaacaaagCAATCTATTATtaacattaatgtaaaatacttgcttaagAATAAGTAATCAttaaagataccataaaatatttCATGGGGACTAGGGATTCTgcccaagtcattcgaatagactttgTAAAGTTCTCCTGTCTTATCCTcaaattctgataagttatttctatccatatgaatggttagatttactttctcaaTTGAATTCTAAAGTTCCTATCATGATCATAACATAGTAagctatcacaagtgtcatccAAACAAAGATGGGCttggaattttaaaattctcccactgagataaggtactgtgatactatgtccaagaactttattggtatcaatttctattacaacagtaatatATTAATTGGAACAATTACAGGATCAAGAATAAGTTCTAATGATTTGCTAATTTGttcattatattacatccatgtCTAATAAAATATGTGTGTTATAGAGATACTGTGGTTTATTGAGTATAGTctagagttcaaaatgaactacatATGTCAATAGCTTTTTCCACcgctaagtgttatagagatcctgtggagttatgaatataatctagagttcaaTAGGTATAAAAAGATCATTGAACTGCATATATTACTTCTTAACTTCTTcaacccctatcagatcaaaagatctttttattaaacaaaatcttaataattgtttaagaatttaacaattattcataaacattgaAATTAAAACTTTAAGTGTTTATGTGGTATGACCTCTTTGCAGAGATGAATAACTATAGATTTTGTATCATAataaaatacaaacacatacaaacattataaacatacaaatataattagtatTGGCATAGACAATATAAAGAAAACATAAAGCTCAATTCATAATGAAAATTTCTTAAAgagaaaattttataaataatctcAAAATTGTCATAATGGATTGTGTGCAATAATATAAAAAAGGGAATAAAATCCCGAACCAATAATTGAAACTAAATTGTtcataaattaaaacaattaattcaaaaattaagaaGATTCGAGCTTCATCTTCACTTGGAGAATCTCCACCCTTCTGTCCAACCATCCGATTAACTCGCTAGGATAGCAATCCAAGTTTAAGCAGCTAgagctgaaataagaagaaaacaaacattgttagtagatccagaattaataacccaaggagataataattctctaaaacacatgagtttatagcatagaaagaaataccttgtttctttgctagaAACTTAGGGCACTTGGGTTTCCAGTGGTCcttttcattgcaatagaagcattttccttttttctttgcaTCGGGATTagcagcctttttctttttaactattTTCATAGCTTTCAgaggcttcttgctattcttccaGTTCTTCTTTTTGCTGGGTTTCGAAGTAGAGGCAATGTTTGCCTCAGCCTTGGCCATACCATTAAAAGTGCTAGAACTAGGAGTTTTAGCTCCTCCTTTctgtggtcctccaatcaaatttttaaatgtctGAAGGTTGTTGATTAACTCGTGGAAGtcgacataatttgatgtaaagggcagaaaagctggagtcaaactattcaagatcaaactcacttgagttgtctgatcaaTAACAGCTCCATGATTCTCAGCCTCTTGGAAGTAACTAGTCATCTAGAGAAGGTGATCACACACGTTCTGATGAGGtctcatccgtgcattgatgaaatTCTTATTCGCCTCAAAGCGAGCTTGAATTAATGCCATCCCAAACAGTTCAGTTAACTGGTTCATGATTTCTATAGCCTGAGAGTGTTTgtaaaccttgttttcaaggtgtcgacCATGCTGGACAGCataaagtatcgagctttattgttaccATTCTTCCAATGCTCGAACTTTTCCTTAATTGCCTTGGTCGCATTCTCACCTCGCTGCTCAACAGCCTCTTCAGTCAACACAAATAggaaattttcaccaatgagagcaatattaatgttctatCTCCATTTGATAAAGTTAGCTCCATTGAGCTTGTTGtcagtcaacagtgacaccATGGGATTGTTTGCAGTCATATTAAATACtgcaaatatcaataaatagaaatcaagtaaGATTCAACACAAAATtatattcaaaa
This region of Cannabis sativa cultivar Pink pepper isolate KNU-18-1 chromosome 7, ASM2916894v1, whole genome shotgun sequence genomic DNA includes:
- the LOC115719596 gene encoding uncharacterized protein LOC115719596; the protein is MTSYFQEAENHGAVIDQTTQKGGAKTPSSSTFNGMAKAEANIASTSKPSKKKNWKNSKKPLKAMKIVKKKKAANPDAKKKGKCFYCNEKDHWKPKCPKFLAKKQALAA